From the genome of Pelomonas sp. SE-A7, one region includes:
- a CDS encoding PEP-CTERM sorting domain-containing protein: protein MMKQLQAAKRLLASAALLCTAAAAQAGPIINGGFEATPDPTQGWTLSGNHSYSYFDGFAPHSGLVGASFGASPADPALISQTLSTVAGATYRLSFWLQNEADASQDMPNFFSMNWDGGATELLLTNAGAFGYQEFVYEFVASSAATELSFGFGNFASYWDFDDVSVGAVPEPGSLALALAGIAGCAAARRRRAVVTCPAAA from the coding sequence ATGATGAAGCAACTCCAGGCCGCCAAGCGCCTGCTCGCCAGCGCCGCCCTGCTCTGCACCGCGGCCGCGGCCCAGGCCGGCCCCATCATCAACGGCGGCTTCGAGGCCACGCCCGATCCGACCCAGGGCTGGACCCTGAGCGGCAACCACAGCTACTCCTACTTCGACGGCTTCGCGCCGCATTCGGGTCTGGTCGGTGCCTCGTTCGGCGCCTCGCCGGCCGATCCGGCCCTGATTTCGCAGACCTTGTCCACCGTGGCCGGCGCCACCTACCGCCTGAGCTTCTGGCTGCAGAACGAGGCCGATGCCAGCCAGGACATGCCCAATTTCTTCTCCATGAACTGGGACGGTGGCGCCACTGAATTGCTGCTCACCAACGCCGGCGCCTTCGGCTACCAGGAGTTCGTCTACGAGTTCGTGGCCAGCTCGGCAGCTACCGAGCTCAGCTTCGGCTTCGGCAACTTCGCGTCCTACTGGGACTTCGACGACGTCTCGGTCGGCGCCGTGCCCGAGCCCGGTTCCCTAGCACTGGCGCTTGCCGGCATCGCAGGCTGCGCGGCCGCGCGCCGCCGCCGTGCTGTCGTCACTTGCCCGGCAGCTGCTTGA